A window of Selenomonas ruminantium subsp. lactilytica TAM6421 contains these coding sequences:
- the argH gene encoding argininosuccinate lyase, whose translation MSEAMWGGRFTKTVDEMVNEFQASINFDKRMYHEDIAGSIAHAIMLSKCGIISEDDCGAILQGLKDIEGQIEAGDFDFSVDLEDIHMNIEKRLTEAIGEAGGRLHTARSRNDQVALDTHMYVRREVVAVQQEIINLQEALVELAKKNQDVIMPGYTHLQRAQPILFAHHLMAYFGMLSRDYARFEGVYKRADIMPLGAGALAGTTFPIDRELVAKQLNFEQIYSNSLDAVSDRDYIMEFLAAASILMVHLSRLSEETILWCSREFSFVELDDAHCTGSSMMPQKKNPDVSELVRGKTGRVVGHLMAMLSTVKGLPLAYNKDLQEDKEGIFDAIDTVKFSLGVYAQLIRGMKIKKDVMRKAVEEDFSNATDLADYLVKKGLPFRQAHAVAGTAVHECIAQGKYLADMTLPELQKLSPLFESDIAEALKPETCVNQRNSLGGTSDKQVKRQLEAAQELIEVEKKSNTALSGQQI comes from the coding sequence ATGAGCGAGGCTATGTGGGGAGGCCGTTTCACCAAGACCGTAGACGAAATGGTCAACGAGTTCCAGGCCTCCATAAACTTTGACAAGCGCATGTACCACGAGGACATTGCCGGTTCCATCGCTCATGCCATCATGCTGTCCAAATGCGGCATCATCTCCGAGGACGACTGCGGGGCCATCCTGCAGGGCCTCAAGGACATCGAAGGCCAGATTGAAGCAGGGGACTTTGACTTCTCCGTGGATTTGGAAGATATTCATATGAATATCGAAAAGCGATTGACCGAGGCCATTGGCGAAGCTGGCGGGCGGCTCCATACTGCCCGCAGCCGCAATGACCAGGTGGCCCTCGATACCCACATGTATGTGCGTAGGGAAGTAGTGGCTGTCCAGCAGGAAATCATCAACCTGCAGGAAGCCCTGGTGGAGCTGGCCAAGAAAAATCAGGATGTCATCATGCCTGGTTACACCCATCTCCAGCGGGCCCAGCCCATTCTCTTTGCCCATCATCTGATGGCTTACTTCGGCATGCTTTCCCGTGACTATGCCCGGTTCGAAGGTGTTTACAAACGGGCAGACATCATGCCTTTGGGCGCAGGCGCTCTGGCCGGCACCACGTTCCCCATCGACCGGGAACTGGTGGCCAAGCAGCTGAACTTCGAGCAGATTTACAGCAACAGCCTCGATGCCGTCAGCGACCGTGACTACATTATGGAATTCTTGGCCGCAGCCAGCATTCTGATGGTGCATCTCTCCCGCCTGTCGGAAGAGACCATCCTCTGGTGCAGCCGCGAGTTCTCCTTCGTGGAACTGGACGATGCCCATTGCACAGGCTCTTCCATGATGCCCCAGAAGAAGAACCCCGATGTCTCCGAACTGGTAAGAGGCAAGACGGGCAGAGTAGTGGGCCACCTTATGGCCATGCTTTCCACCGTCAAAGGCCTGCCCTTGGCTTACAACAAGGACCTGCAGGAGGACAAGGAAGGCATCTTCGACGCCATCGATACGGTGAAGTTCAGCTTAGGTGTTTATGCCCAGCTGATTCGTGGCATGAAGATCAAGAAGGATGTCATGCGTAAAGCCGTGGAGGAGGACTTCTCCAACGCCACGGATTTGGCGGACTATCTGGTCAAGAAGGGCCTGCCCTTCCGTCAGGCCCATGCCGTTGCCGGTACCGCGGTGCATGAATGCATTGCCCAGGGCAAATATCTTGCGGATATGACCCTGCCGGAACTGCAGAAGCTCTCGCCGCTGTTCGAATCCGACATCGCCGAAGCCCTGAAGCCCGAGACCTGCGTCAACCAGCGCAACTCCTTGGGCGGCACTTCCGATAAGCAGGTAAAACGCCAGCTGGAAGCCGCGCAGGAGCTTATTGAGGTGGAGAAAAAAAGCAATACAGCTCTGTCTGGTCAGCAAATCTGA
- a CDS encoding argininosuccinate synthase, whose translation MAKQIKKVVLAYSGGLDTSVIIPWLKENYDGCEVIACCADVGQGDELDAVHDKALKSGASKVYIADLKEEFLKEYVWPTLKAGAVYEDKYLLGTSFARPIIAKKLVEIAKQEGADAIAHGATGKGNDQVRFELTVKALAPNITLIAPWREWDLDSRSAEIEYAKKHDIPIATENKTYSMDRNIWHLSHEGADLEDPANEPHDSMFLISKAPKDAPDEPEYVTIDFEQGEPVGVNGKKMGAVELMEELNKIGARNGVGIVDICENRLVGMKSRGVYENPGGALLYYAHRELEYLCLDRNTYHYKQQVAIRYAELVYDGMWFCQLREALDAFVNSTQQTVTGQVKLKLYKGNIISAGSTSPYSLYSQEFVTFEHDDVYNQADATGFINLFGLPLKVRALMQEKTGK comes from the coding sequence ATGGCTAAACAGATTAAAAAAGTAGTTCTGGCTTACTCCGGCGGTCTGGATACCTCCGTTATCATTCCCTGGCTCAAGGAAAACTACGATGGCTGCGAAGTTATCGCCTGCTGCGCTGATGTAGGGCAGGGCGATGAACTGGATGCCGTTCATGATAAGGCGCTGAAATCCGGTGCTTCCAAGGTTTATATTGCAGACCTCAAGGAAGAATTCCTCAAGGAATATGTATGGCCCACGCTGAAGGCCGGTGCTGTTTACGAAGACAAGTACCTCTTAGGCACTTCCTTTGCCCGCCCGATCATTGCCAAAAAACTGGTGGAAATCGCCAAGCAGGAAGGCGCGGATGCCATCGCTCACGGCGCTACCGGCAAGGGCAATGACCAGGTACGTTTCGAGCTCACCGTCAAGGCTCTGGCTCCCAACATCACCCTGATCGCTCCCTGGCGTGAATGGGATCTCGATTCCCGCTCCGCTGAAATCGAATATGCCAAGAAGCATGATATTCCCATCGCTACGGAAAACAAGACCTATTCCATGGATAGAAACATCTGGCATCTGTCCCATGAAGGCGCAGATCTGGAAGATCCCGCCAACGAACCCCATGACAGCATGTTCCTGATTTCCAAGGCTCCGAAGGATGCTCCGGACGAACCGGAATATGTGACCATCGACTTTGAACAGGGCGAACCGGTGGGCGTCAACGGCAAGAAAATGGGCGCTGTGGAACTCATGGAAGAACTCAACAAGATCGGTGCCCGCAATGGCGTCGGCATTGTGGATATCTGCGAAAACCGTCTGGTGGGCATGAAGTCCCGCGGCGTGTATGAGAACCCGGGCGGAGCTCTGCTCTACTATGCACATCGTGAACTGGAATACCTCTGCCTTGATCGCAACACCTATCACTACAAGCAGCAGGTAGCTATCCGCTATGCTGAGCTCGTTTACGATGGCATGTGGTTCTGCCAGCTCCGCGAAGCTCTGGATGCATTCGTCAACAGCACCCAGCAGACGGTAACGGGCCAGGTGAAACTGAAACTCTACAAGGGCAACATCATCTCCGCAGGTTCCACTTCCCCGTACTCCCTGTACAGTCAGGAATTTGTAACCTTCGAGCATGATGACGTATACAACCAGGCAGATGCTACGGGCTTCATCAACCTCTTCGGCCTGCCGCTGAAGGTTCGTGCTCTGATGCAGGAGAAGACTGGTAAATGA
- the argF gene encoding ornithine carbamoyltransferase yields the protein MLKGRDMLSIHELSVDEVQEILALAHELKAKQKAGIEHHLLKGKTLGMIFEKSSTRTRVSFEVGMYQLGGQALFLSNRDLQLGRGEPIKDTARVLSRYLDGIMIRTYGHDRVEELAKYADIPVINALTDLLHPCQVLTDLLTIQEHKGKNLKGLKMAYVGDGNNMTNSYMYGCAKAGMTFVAATPENYKPDATVTKLAKEDAKLTGASIELVTDPVEAVKGADIVVTDTWASMGQEEEHDERKKIFAPYQVNKELLAHADKRAIVMHCLPAYRGEEITEEVLEANAHVIFDEAENRLHTQKAIMALTMG from the coding sequence ATGTTAAAAGGACGCGATATGTTATCCATCCACGAACTTTCCGTGGATGAGGTACAGGAGATTTTGGCGCTGGCCCATGAATTGAAGGCCAAGCAGAAAGCGGGGATTGAACATCATCTGCTCAAGGGCAAGACCCTGGGCATGATTTTTGAAAAATCCTCCACCAGAACAAGGGTTTCCTTTGAAGTGGGCATGTATCAGTTAGGTGGTCAGGCACTGTTCCTGTCCAACCGTGACCTGCAGCTGGGCCGGGGCGAACCTATCAAAGATACGGCCCGGGTATTGTCCCGCTATCTGGACGGTATCATGATCCGTACCTACGGTCATGATAGGGTGGAGGAGCTGGCTAAATACGCCGATATCCCCGTTATCAATGCGTTGACGGATCTCCTGCATCCCTGCCAAGTGCTCACGGATCTCCTGACCATTCAGGAACATAAGGGCAAGAACCTCAAGGGCCTCAAGATGGCTTATGTGGGGGATGGCAACAACATGACCAACTCCTACATGTACGGCTGTGCTAAAGCAGGCATGACCTTTGTGGCAGCTACCCCGGAAAACTACAAGCCCGATGCTACGGTAACGAAGCTGGCTAAAGAAGATGCCAAGCTCACGGGCGCCAGCATCGAACTGGTAACGGACCCGGTGGAAGCCGTCAAAGGTGCCGATATCGTGGTCACCGACACCTGGGCCAGCATGGGCCAGGAAGAGGAGCATGATGAACGCAAGAAAATCTTTGCTCCCTATCAGGTGAACAAGGAGCTTCTGGCTCATGCCGATAAGCGGGCCATCGTCATGCACTGCCTGCCGGCTTACCGCGGTGAGGAAATCACCGAGGAAGTGTTGGAAGCAAACGCCCATGTGATTTTTGACGAAGCAGAAAACCGCCTGCACACCCAGAAGGCCATTATGGCTTTGACTATGGGCTGA